One window from the genome of Cryptomeria japonica chromosome 6, Sugi_1.0, whole genome shotgun sequence encodes:
- the LOC131855895 gene encoding uncharacterized protein LOC131855895, whose translation MDAQSLSVMRCKRILYNVPGYNCIRSKKNERKLAVKACFSHASGRMDFGDEDMIVLRCRIHKLRREEINYIPPQHWMRWEKNWYPTYHSDVCSFLLRLQNILLNSRPGVAIGILGLISFSVPVSVLLLLIQTSCHLKV comes from the exons ATGGATGCTCAATCTCTTAGTGTGATGCGGTGTAAGAGGATATTATACAACGTCCCAGGCTATAACTGTATTCGCAGTAAGAAGAATGAAAGAAAGTTGGCTGTTAAAGCTTGCTTCTCTCATGCCTCAG GACGGATGGATTTTGGAGATGAAGATATGATAGTTTTGAGATGTCGGATTCATAAGTTAAGAAGGGAGGAAATAAATTATATTCCTCCCCAACATTGGATGCGATGGGAGAAAAACTGGTATCCCACATATCATTCAGATGTTTGCTCATTCCTTTTACGGTTGCAGAACATTCTACTTAACAGCAGGCCTGGTGTTGCCATTGGAATTTTGGGTTTAATCTCGTTTAGCGTTCCGGTCTCAGTCTTGCTTCTTCTTATTCAAACCTCATGTCATTTGAAGGTTTAA